One Ricinus communis isolate WT05 ecotype wild-type chromosome 1, ASM1957865v1, whole genome shotgun sequence DNA window includes the following coding sequences:
- the LOC8279670 gene encoding NADP-dependent alkenal double bond reductase P2 isoform X7, producing the protein MASEGEVAVSVRNKQLIFKDYVSGFPKETDMFLATSSITLKVPQECSKAVLVKNLYLSCDPYMRGRMTIPPSDDPNFASFSPGSPIKSLGVAKVVDSAHPEFKEGELVWGSIGWEEYTLITATEGLFKIEHTDMPLSYYTGLLGMPGMTAYFGFYDVCFPNKGDRVYISAASGAVGQLVGQFAKLSGCYVVGSAGSKEKVELLKNKFGLDDAFNYKEEPDWDAALKRSVSINIREENHGYQTALHLCISPKASTFTLRMLGAKCLMLYF; encoded by the exons ATGGCGAGTGAAGGAGAGGTGGCAGTGTCAGTGAGGAACAAGCAACTGATATTCAAAGACTATGTTAGTGGTTTTCCTAAAGAAACAGACATGTTCTTAGCGACTTCCTCGATTACCCTCAAAGTACCACAAGAATGTAGCAAGGCTGTTTTGGTAAAAAATCTTTACTTGTCATGCGATCCCTACATGCGCGGTCGAATGACAATTCCCCCTTCTGATGATCCTAACTTCGCTTCTTTCTCTCCTGGCTCT CCTATAAAATCACTGGGAGTAGCTAAAGTGGTGGATTCTGCACATCCTGAGTTTAAAGAAGGTGAGTTAGTATGGGGATCAATCGGGTGGGAAGAGTACACTCTTATAACAGCAACCGAGGGCCTCTTTAAAATAGAGCATACTGATATGCCACTTTCCTATTACACTGGATTGCTTG GTATGCCTGGCATGACTGCTTACTTTGGTTTCTATGATGTTTGTTTTCCTAACAAAGGAGATCGTGTCTACATTTCAGCTGCATCAGGTGCAGTTGGTCAGCTTGTTGGTCAGTTTGCCAAGTTGTCGGGTTGCTATGTTGTTGGAAGTGCTGGAAGTAAGGAGAAG GTTGAACTGTTGAAGAACAAGTTTGGTCTTGATGATGCTTTCAACTACAAAGAGGAGCCTGACTGGGATGCAGCCTTGAAAAGGTCAgtaagtataaatataagagaagAGAACCACGGATATCAAACTGCATTGCATCTTT GTATTTCCCCGAAGGCATCGACATTTACTTTGAGAATGTTGGGGGCAAAATGCTTGATGCTGTACTTCTAA
- the LOC8279670 gene encoding NADP-dependent alkenal double bond reductase P2 isoform X2, with amino-acid sequence MASEGEVAVSVRNKQLIFKDYVSGFPKETDMFLATSSITLKVPQECSKAVLVKNLYLSCDPYMRGRMTIPPSDDPNFASFSPGSPIKSLGVAKVVDSAHPEFKEGELVWGSIGWEEYTLITATEGLFKIEHTDMPLSYYTGLLAASGAVGQLVGQFAKLSGCYVVGSAGSKEKVELLKNKFGLDDAFNYKEEPDWDAALKRYFPEGIDIYFENVGGKMLDAVLLNMRIHGRIAVCGMISQYNLEKPEGVHNLMTIVYKRVLIKGFVVTDYFNQYSKFLDFVLPLIREGKITYVEDIAEGLESAPAALVGLFSGRNVGKQVVAVARE; translated from the exons ATGGCGAGTGAAGGAGAGGTGGCAGTGTCAGTGAGGAACAAGCAACTGATATTCAAAGACTATGTTAGTGGTTTTCCTAAAGAAACAGACATGTTCTTAGCGACTTCCTCGATTACCCTCAAAGTACCACAAGAATGTAGCAAGGCTGTTTTGGTAAAAAATCTTTACTTGTCATGCGATCCCTACATGCGCGGTCGAATGACAATTCCCCCTTCTGATGATCCTAACTTCGCTTCTTTCTCTCCTGGCTCT CCTATAAAATCACTGGGAGTAGCTAAAGTGGTGGATTCTGCACATCCTGAGTTTAAAGAAGGTGAGTTAGTATGGGGATCAATCGGGTGGGAAGAGTACACTCTTATAACAGCAACCGAGGGCCTCTTTAAAATAGAGCATACTGATATGCCACTTTCCTATTACACTGGATTGCTTG CTGCATCAGGTGCAGTTGGTCAGCTTGTTGGTCAGTTTGCCAAGTTGTCGGGTTGCTATGTTGTTGGAAGTGCTGGAAGTAAGGAGAAG GTTGAACTGTTGAAGAACAAGTTTGGTCTTGATGATGCTTTCAACTACAAAGAGGAGCCTGACTGGGATGCAGCCTTGAAAAG GTATTTCCCCGAAGGCATCGACATTTACTTTGAGAATGTTGGGGGCAAAATGCTTGATGCTGTACTTCTAAACATGAGAATTCACGGTCGCATAGCTGTTTGTGGAATGATCTCTCAGTACAATCTCGAGAAGCCTGAAGGAGTGCATAATTTGATGACTATTGTCTATAAGCGGGTCCTTATCAAAGGATTTGTTGTTACGGATTACTTCAACCAGTATTCCAAGTTCCTGGACTTCGTCTTGCCGCTAATCAGAGAAGGGAAGATAACTTACGTGGAAGATATAGCTGAAGGCCTGGAGAGTGCTCCTGCTGCTCTGGTAGGCCTTTTCAGTGGCCGCAATGTCGGGAAACAAGTAGTAGCAGTTGCCCGTGAGTGA
- the LOC8279670 gene encoding NADP-dependent alkenal double bond reductase P2 isoform X6 produces MASEGEVAVSVRNKQLIFKDYVSGFPKETDMFLATSSITLKVPQECSKAVLPIKSLGVAKVVDSAHPEFKEGMPGMTAYFGFYDVCFPNKGDRVYISAASGAVGQLVGQFAKLSGCYVVGSAGSKEKVELLKNKFGLDDAFNYKEEPDWDAALKRYFPEGIDIYFENVGGKMLDAVLLNMRIHGRIAVCGMISQYNLEKPEGVHNLMTIVYKRVLIKGFVVTDYFNQYSKFLDFVLPLIREGKITYVEDIAEGLESAPAALVGLFSGRNVGKQVVAVARE; encoded by the exons ATGGCGAGTGAAGGAGAGGTGGCAGTGTCAGTGAGGAACAAGCAACTGATATTCAAAGACTATGTTAGTGGTTTTCCTAAAGAAACAGACATGTTCTTAGCGACTTCCTCGATTACCCTCAAAGTACCACAAGAATGTAGCAAGGCTGTTTTG CCTATAAAATCACTGGGAGTAGCTAAAGTGGTGGATTCTGCACATCCTGAGTTTAAAGAAG GTATGCCTGGCATGACTGCTTACTTTGGTTTCTATGATGTTTGTTTTCCTAACAAAGGAGATCGTGTCTACATTTCAGCTGCATCAGGTGCAGTTGGTCAGCTTGTTGGTCAGTTTGCCAAGTTGTCGGGTTGCTATGTTGTTGGAAGTGCTGGAAGTAAGGAGAAG GTTGAACTGTTGAAGAACAAGTTTGGTCTTGATGATGCTTTCAACTACAAAGAGGAGCCTGACTGGGATGCAGCCTTGAAAAG GTATTTCCCCGAAGGCATCGACATTTACTTTGAGAATGTTGGGGGCAAAATGCTTGATGCTGTACTTCTAAACATGAGAATTCACGGTCGCATAGCTGTTTGTGGAATGATCTCTCAGTACAATCTCGAGAAGCCTGAAGGAGTGCATAATTTGATGACTATTGTCTATAAGCGGGTCCTTATCAAAGGATTTGTTGTTACGGATTACTTCAACCAGTATTCCAAGTTCCTGGACTTCGTCTTGCCGCTAATCAGAGAAGGGAAGATAACTTACGTGGAAGATATAGCTGAAGGCCTGGAGAGTGCTCCTGCTGCTCTGGTAGGCCTTTTCAGTGGCCGCAATGTCGGGAAACAAGTAGTAGCAGTTGCCCGTGAGTGA
- the LOC8279670 gene encoding NADP-dependent alkenal double bond reductase P2 isoform X3 has protein sequence MASEGEVAVSVRNKQLIFKDYVSGFPKETDMFLATSSITLKVPQECSKAVLPIKSLGVAKVVDSAHPEFKEGELVWGSIGWEEYTLITATEGLFKIEHTDMPLSYYTGLLGMPGMTAYFGFYDVCFPNKGDRVYISAASGAVGQLVGQFAKLSGCYVVGSAGSKEKVELLKNKFGLDDAFNYKEEPDWDAALKRYFPEGIDIYFENVGGKMLDAVLLNMRIHGRIAVCGMISQYNLEKPEGVHNLMTIVYKRVLIKGFVVTDYFNQYSKFLDFVLPLIREGKITYVEDIAEGLESAPAALVGLFSGRNVGKQVVAVARE, from the exons ATGGCGAGTGAAGGAGAGGTGGCAGTGTCAGTGAGGAACAAGCAACTGATATTCAAAGACTATGTTAGTGGTTTTCCTAAAGAAACAGACATGTTCTTAGCGACTTCCTCGATTACCCTCAAAGTACCACAAGAATGTAGCAAGGCTGTTTTG CCTATAAAATCACTGGGAGTAGCTAAAGTGGTGGATTCTGCACATCCTGAGTTTAAAGAAGGTGAGTTAGTATGGGGATCAATCGGGTGGGAAGAGTACACTCTTATAACAGCAACCGAGGGCCTCTTTAAAATAGAGCATACTGATATGCCACTTTCCTATTACACTGGATTGCTTG GTATGCCTGGCATGACTGCTTACTTTGGTTTCTATGATGTTTGTTTTCCTAACAAAGGAGATCGTGTCTACATTTCAGCTGCATCAGGTGCAGTTGGTCAGCTTGTTGGTCAGTTTGCCAAGTTGTCGGGTTGCTATGTTGTTGGAAGTGCTGGAAGTAAGGAGAAG GTTGAACTGTTGAAGAACAAGTTTGGTCTTGATGATGCTTTCAACTACAAAGAGGAGCCTGACTGGGATGCAGCCTTGAAAAG GTATTTCCCCGAAGGCATCGACATTTACTTTGAGAATGTTGGGGGCAAAATGCTTGATGCTGTACTTCTAAACATGAGAATTCACGGTCGCATAGCTGTTTGTGGAATGATCTCTCAGTACAATCTCGAGAAGCCTGAAGGAGTGCATAATTTGATGACTATTGTCTATAAGCGGGTCCTTATCAAAGGATTTGTTGTTACGGATTACTTCAACCAGTATTCCAAGTTCCTGGACTTCGTCTTGCCGCTAATCAGAGAAGGGAAGATAACTTACGTGGAAGATATAGCTGAAGGCCTGGAGAGTGCTCCTGCTGCTCTGGTAGGCCTTTTCAGTGGCCGCAATGTCGGGAAACAAGTAGTAGCAGTTGCCCGTGAGTGA
- the LOC8279671 gene encoding 2-alkenal reductase (NADP(+)-dependent) isoform X3 gives MTSKESVHRNSRRKAIDYREMASEAEVVSNKQVIFKEYVSGFPKESDMYMTTSSVKLQVEEGSTSVLVKNLYLSCDPYMRGRMRNTPSDDPEFSPLHPGSPVFGLGVAKVVDSGHPGFKKGDLVWGSTRWEEYTLITAPEGLFKIHHTDIPLSYYTGLLGMPGITAYFGLNEICTPKKGERVYVSAASGAVGQLVGQFAKLMGCYVVGSAGSKEKVDLLKNKFGFDEAFNYREEHDWNAALKRH, from the exons ATGACCTCAAAAGAATCTGTACATCGTAACAGCAGAAGAAAGGCCATAGATTATAGAGAAATGGCAAGTGAAGCTGAAGTAGTGAGCAACAAGCAGGTGATATTCAAGGAATATGTTAGTGGCTTTCCTAAAGAATCAGACATGTACATGACTACTTCTTCCGTCAAGCTTCAAGTAGAAGAAGGCAGTACAAGTGTTCTGGTCAAGAATCTTTACCTGTCTTGTGATCCTTACATGCGTGGTCGAATGAGAAATACTCCTTCTGATGATCCGGAGTTCTCCCCACTCCATCCTGGCTCT CCTGTATTTGGACTGGGAGTAGCAAAAGTGGTGGATTCAGGGCATCCTGGGTTCAAGAAAGGTGACTTAGTATGGGGATCAACCAGGTGGGAAGAGTACACTCTTATAACAGCACCTGAGGGCCTCTTTAAAATCCACCATACTGATATACCCCTTTCCTACTACACTGGACTTCTTG GTATGCCTGGAATTACTGCTTACTTTGGTTTGAACGAGATATGTACTCCCAAGAAAGGAGAACGAGTGTACGTTTCAGCTGCTTCTGGTGCAGTTGGTCAGCTTGTTGGGCAATTTGCAAAATTGATGGGTTGCTATGTCGTGGGAAGTGCTGGAAGTAAAGAAAAG GTTGATTTGTTGAAGAACAAATTCGGGTTTGATGAAGCTTTCAATTACAGAGAAGAGCATGACTGGAATGCAGCTCTAAAAAG GCATTGA
- the LOC8279670 gene encoding NADP-dependent alkenal double bond reductase P2 isoform X5 — translation MASEGEVAVSVRNKQLIFKDYVSGFPKETDMFLATSSITLKVPQECSKAVLVKNLYLSCDPYMRGRMTIPPSDDPNFASFSPGSPIKSLGVAKVVDSAHPEFKEAASGAVGQLVGQFAKLSGCYVVGSAGSKEKVELLKNKFGLDDAFNYKEEPDWDAALKRYFPEGIDIYFENVGGKMLDAVLLNMRIHGRIAVCGMISQYNLEKPEGVHNLMTIVYKRVLIKGFVVTDYFNQYSKFLDFVLPLIREGKITYVEDIAEGLESAPAALVGLFSGRNVGKQVVAVARE, via the exons ATGGCGAGTGAAGGAGAGGTGGCAGTGTCAGTGAGGAACAAGCAACTGATATTCAAAGACTATGTTAGTGGTTTTCCTAAAGAAACAGACATGTTCTTAGCGACTTCCTCGATTACCCTCAAAGTACCACAAGAATGTAGCAAGGCTGTTTTGGTAAAAAATCTTTACTTGTCATGCGATCCCTACATGCGCGGTCGAATGACAATTCCCCCTTCTGATGATCCTAACTTCGCTTCTTTCTCTCCTGGCTCT CCTATAAAATCACTGGGAGTAGCTAAAGTGGTGGATTCTGCACATCCTGAGTTTAAAGAAG CTGCATCAGGTGCAGTTGGTCAGCTTGTTGGTCAGTTTGCCAAGTTGTCGGGTTGCTATGTTGTTGGAAGTGCTGGAAGTAAGGAGAAG GTTGAACTGTTGAAGAACAAGTTTGGTCTTGATGATGCTTTCAACTACAAAGAGGAGCCTGACTGGGATGCAGCCTTGAAAAG GTATTTCCCCGAAGGCATCGACATTTACTTTGAGAATGTTGGGGGCAAAATGCTTGATGCTGTACTTCTAAACATGAGAATTCACGGTCGCATAGCTGTTTGTGGAATGATCTCTCAGTACAATCTCGAGAAGCCTGAAGGAGTGCATAATTTGATGACTATTGTCTATAAGCGGGTCCTTATCAAAGGATTTGTTGTTACGGATTACTTCAACCAGTATTCCAAGTTCCTGGACTTCGTCTTGCCGCTAATCAGAGAAGGGAAGATAACTTACGTGGAAGATATAGCTGAAGGCCTGGAGAGTGCTCCTGCTGCTCTGGTAGGCCTTTTCAGTGGCCGCAATGTCGGGAAACAAGTAGTAGCAGTTGCCCGTGAGTGA
- the LOC8279671 gene encoding 2-alkenal reductase (NADP(+)-dependent) isoform X1, producing the protein MTSKESVHRNSRRKAIDYREMASEAEVVSNKQVIFKEYVSGFPKESDMYMTTSSVKLQVEEGSTSVLVKNLYLSCDPYMRGRMRNTPSDDPEFSPLHPGSPVFGLGVAKVVDSGHPGFKKGDLVWGSTRWEEYTLITAPEGLFKIHHTDIPLSYYTGLLGMPGITAYFGLNEICTPKKGERVYVSAASGAVGQLVGQFAKLMGCYVVGSAGSKEKVDLLKNKFGFDEAFNYREEHDWNAALKRYFPEGIDIYFENVGGKMLDAVLLNMRTHGRIAACGMISQYNLEHPDGVHNLIVVVHKRIRIQGFISFDYFGQYSKFLDFVLPYIREGKITYVEDIAEGIESAPAALVGLFSGRNVGKQVVAVAHE; encoded by the exons ATGACCTCAAAAGAATCTGTACATCGTAACAGCAGAAGAAAGGCCATAGATTATAGAGAAATGGCAAGTGAAGCTGAAGTAGTGAGCAACAAGCAGGTGATATTCAAGGAATATGTTAGTGGCTTTCCTAAAGAATCAGACATGTACATGACTACTTCTTCCGTCAAGCTTCAAGTAGAAGAAGGCAGTACAAGTGTTCTGGTCAAGAATCTTTACCTGTCTTGTGATCCTTACATGCGTGGTCGAATGAGAAATACTCCTTCTGATGATCCGGAGTTCTCCCCACTCCATCCTGGCTCT CCTGTATTTGGACTGGGAGTAGCAAAAGTGGTGGATTCAGGGCATCCTGGGTTCAAGAAAGGTGACTTAGTATGGGGATCAACCAGGTGGGAAGAGTACACTCTTATAACAGCACCTGAGGGCCTCTTTAAAATCCACCATACTGATATACCCCTTTCCTACTACACTGGACTTCTTG GTATGCCTGGAATTACTGCTTACTTTGGTTTGAACGAGATATGTACTCCCAAGAAAGGAGAACGAGTGTACGTTTCAGCTGCTTCTGGTGCAGTTGGTCAGCTTGTTGGGCAATTTGCAAAATTGATGGGTTGCTATGTCGTGGGAAGTGCTGGAAGTAAAGAAAAG GTTGATTTGTTGAAGAACAAATTCGGGTTTGATGAAGCTTTCAATTACAGAGAAGAGCATGACTGGAATGCAGCTCTAAAAAG GTATTTTCCTGAAGGCATTGAcatatattttgagaatgtcGGAGGAAAAATGCTGGACGCAGTGCTGCTAAACATGAGAACCCACGGTCGAATTGCTGCCTGTGGAATGATTTCCCAGTACAATCTGGAGCATCCTGACGGAGTGCACAATCTGATAGTCGTTGTTCATAAAAGAATTAGGATACAAGGGTTCATATCTTTTGATTACTTTGGACAGTACTCAAAGTTCCTGGATTTTGTTTTGCCTTACATTAGAGAAGGGAAGATTACTTATGTGGAAGACATAGCTGAAGGCATTGAGAGCGCCCCTGCTGCTCTTGTGGGCCTTTTCAGCGGCCGAAATGTTGGGAAACAAGTAGTTGCAGTTGCTCATGAGTGA
- the LOC8279670 gene encoding NADP-dependent alkenal double bond reductase P2 isoform X1 gives MASEGEVAVSVRNKQLIFKDYVSGFPKETDMFLATSSITLKVPQECSKAVLVKNLYLSCDPYMRGRMTIPPSDDPNFASFSPGSPIKSLGVAKVVDSAHPEFKEGELVWGSIGWEEYTLITATEGLFKIEHTDMPLSYYTGLLGMPGMTAYFGFYDVCFPNKGDRVYISAASGAVGQLVGQFAKLSGCYVVGSAGSKEKVELLKNKFGLDDAFNYKEEPDWDAALKRYFPEGIDIYFENVGGKMLDAVLLNMRIHGRIAVCGMISQYNLEKPEGVHNLMTIVYKRVLIKGFVVTDYFNQYSKFLDFVLPLIREGKITYVEDIAEGLESAPAALVGLFSGRNVGKQVVAVARE, from the exons ATGGCGAGTGAAGGAGAGGTGGCAGTGTCAGTGAGGAACAAGCAACTGATATTCAAAGACTATGTTAGTGGTTTTCCTAAAGAAACAGACATGTTCTTAGCGACTTCCTCGATTACCCTCAAAGTACCACAAGAATGTAGCAAGGCTGTTTTGGTAAAAAATCTTTACTTGTCATGCGATCCCTACATGCGCGGTCGAATGACAATTCCCCCTTCTGATGATCCTAACTTCGCTTCTTTCTCTCCTGGCTCT CCTATAAAATCACTGGGAGTAGCTAAAGTGGTGGATTCTGCACATCCTGAGTTTAAAGAAGGTGAGTTAGTATGGGGATCAATCGGGTGGGAAGAGTACACTCTTATAACAGCAACCGAGGGCCTCTTTAAAATAGAGCATACTGATATGCCACTTTCCTATTACACTGGATTGCTTG GTATGCCTGGCATGACTGCTTACTTTGGTTTCTATGATGTTTGTTTTCCTAACAAAGGAGATCGTGTCTACATTTCAGCTGCATCAGGTGCAGTTGGTCAGCTTGTTGGTCAGTTTGCCAAGTTGTCGGGTTGCTATGTTGTTGGAAGTGCTGGAAGTAAGGAGAAG GTTGAACTGTTGAAGAACAAGTTTGGTCTTGATGATGCTTTCAACTACAAAGAGGAGCCTGACTGGGATGCAGCCTTGAAAAG GTATTTCCCCGAAGGCATCGACATTTACTTTGAGAATGTTGGGGGCAAAATGCTTGATGCTGTACTTCTAAACATGAGAATTCACGGTCGCATAGCTGTTTGTGGAATGATCTCTCAGTACAATCTCGAGAAGCCTGAAGGAGTGCATAATTTGATGACTATTGTCTATAAGCGGGTCCTTATCAAAGGATTTGTTGTTACGGATTACTTCAACCAGTATTCCAAGTTCCTGGACTTCGTCTTGCCGCTAATCAGAGAAGGGAAGATAACTTACGTGGAAGATATAGCTGAAGGCCTGGAGAGTGCTCCTGCTGCTCTGGTAGGCCTTTTCAGTGGCCGCAATGTCGGGAAACAAGTAGTAGCAGTTGCCCGTGAGTGA
- the LOC8279670 gene encoding NADP-dependent alkenal double bond reductase P2 isoform X8 has translation MASEGEVAVSVRNKQLIFKDYVSGFPKETDMFLATSSITLKVPQECSKAVLPIKSLGVAKVVDSAHPEFKEAASGAVGQLVGQFAKLSGCYVVGSAGSKEKVELLKNKFGLDDAFNYKEEPDWDAALKRYFPEGIDIYFENVGGKMLDAVLLNMRIHGRIAVCGMISQYNLEKPEGVHNLMTIVYKRVLIKGFVVTDYFNQYSKFLDFVLPLIREGKITYVEDIAEGLESAPAALVGLFSGRNVGKQVVAVARE, from the exons ATGGCGAGTGAAGGAGAGGTGGCAGTGTCAGTGAGGAACAAGCAACTGATATTCAAAGACTATGTTAGTGGTTTTCCTAAAGAAACAGACATGTTCTTAGCGACTTCCTCGATTACCCTCAAAGTACCACAAGAATGTAGCAAGGCTGTTTTG CCTATAAAATCACTGGGAGTAGCTAAAGTGGTGGATTCTGCACATCCTGAGTTTAAAGAAG CTGCATCAGGTGCAGTTGGTCAGCTTGTTGGTCAGTTTGCCAAGTTGTCGGGTTGCTATGTTGTTGGAAGTGCTGGAAGTAAGGAGAAG GTTGAACTGTTGAAGAACAAGTTTGGTCTTGATGATGCTTTCAACTACAAAGAGGAGCCTGACTGGGATGCAGCCTTGAAAAG GTATTTCCCCGAAGGCATCGACATTTACTTTGAGAATGTTGGGGGCAAAATGCTTGATGCTGTACTTCTAAACATGAGAATTCACGGTCGCATAGCTGTTTGTGGAATGATCTCTCAGTACAATCTCGAGAAGCCTGAAGGAGTGCATAATTTGATGACTATTGTCTATAAGCGGGTCCTTATCAAAGGATTTGTTGTTACGGATTACTTCAACCAGTATTCCAAGTTCCTGGACTTCGTCTTGCCGCTAATCAGAGAAGGGAAGATAACTTACGTGGAAGATATAGCTGAAGGCCTGGAGAGTGCTCCTGCTGCTCTGGTAGGCCTTTTCAGTGGCCGCAATGTCGGGAAACAAGTAGTAGCAGTTGCCCGTGAGTGA
- the LOC8279670 gene encoding NADP-dependent alkenal double bond reductase P2 isoform X4, with translation MASEGEVAVSVRNKQLIFKDYVSGFPKETDMFLATSSITLKVPQECSKAVLVKNLYLSCDPYMRGRMTIPPSDDPNFASFSPGSPIKSLGVAKVVDSAHPEFKEGMPGMTAYFGFYDVCFPNKGDRVYISAASGAVGQLVGQFAKLSGCYVVGSAGSKEKVELLKNKFGLDDAFNYKEEPDWDAALKRYFPEGIDIYFENVGGKMLDAVLLNMRIHGRIAVCGMISQYNLEKPEGVHNLMTIVYKRVLIKGFVVTDYFNQYSKFLDFVLPLIREGKITYVEDIAEGLESAPAALVGLFSGRNVGKQVVAVARE, from the exons ATGGCGAGTGAAGGAGAGGTGGCAGTGTCAGTGAGGAACAAGCAACTGATATTCAAAGACTATGTTAGTGGTTTTCCTAAAGAAACAGACATGTTCTTAGCGACTTCCTCGATTACCCTCAAAGTACCACAAGAATGTAGCAAGGCTGTTTTGGTAAAAAATCTTTACTTGTCATGCGATCCCTACATGCGCGGTCGAATGACAATTCCCCCTTCTGATGATCCTAACTTCGCTTCTTTCTCTCCTGGCTCT CCTATAAAATCACTGGGAGTAGCTAAAGTGGTGGATTCTGCACATCCTGAGTTTAAAGAAG GTATGCCTGGCATGACTGCTTACTTTGGTTTCTATGATGTTTGTTTTCCTAACAAAGGAGATCGTGTCTACATTTCAGCTGCATCAGGTGCAGTTGGTCAGCTTGTTGGTCAGTTTGCCAAGTTGTCGGGTTGCTATGTTGTTGGAAGTGCTGGAAGTAAGGAGAAG GTTGAACTGTTGAAGAACAAGTTTGGTCTTGATGATGCTTTCAACTACAAAGAGGAGCCTGACTGGGATGCAGCCTTGAAAAG GTATTTCCCCGAAGGCATCGACATTTACTTTGAGAATGTTGGGGGCAAAATGCTTGATGCTGTACTTCTAAACATGAGAATTCACGGTCGCATAGCTGTTTGTGGAATGATCTCTCAGTACAATCTCGAGAAGCCTGAAGGAGTGCATAATTTGATGACTATTGTCTATAAGCGGGTCCTTATCAAAGGATTTGTTGTTACGGATTACTTCAACCAGTATTCCAAGTTCCTGGACTTCGTCTTGCCGCTAATCAGAGAAGGGAAGATAACTTACGTGGAAGATATAGCTGAAGGCCTGGAGAGTGCTCCTGCTGCTCTGGTAGGCCTTTTCAGTGGCCGCAATGTCGGGAAACAAGTAGTAGCAGTTGCCCGTGAGTGA
- the LOC8279671 gene encoding 2-alkenal reductase (NADP(+)-dependent) isoform X2 — translation MTSKESVHRNSRRKAIDYREMASEAEVVSNKQVIFKEYVSGFPKESDMYMTTSSVKLQVEEGSTSVLVKNLYLSCDPYMRGRMRNTPSDDPEFSPLHPGSPVFGLGVAKVVDSGHPGFKKGDLVWGSTRWEEYTLITAPEGLFKIHHTDIPLSYYTGLLGMPGITAYFGLNEICTPKKGERVYVSAASGAVGQLVGQFAKLMGCYVVGSAGSKEKVDLLKNKFGFDEAFNYREEHDWNAALKSHSQKQRISCTSQLLKFNLANDN, via the exons ATGACCTCAAAAGAATCTGTACATCGTAACAGCAGAAGAAAGGCCATAGATTATAGAGAAATGGCAAGTGAAGCTGAAGTAGTGAGCAACAAGCAGGTGATATTCAAGGAATATGTTAGTGGCTTTCCTAAAGAATCAGACATGTACATGACTACTTCTTCCGTCAAGCTTCAAGTAGAAGAAGGCAGTACAAGTGTTCTGGTCAAGAATCTTTACCTGTCTTGTGATCCTTACATGCGTGGTCGAATGAGAAATACTCCTTCTGATGATCCGGAGTTCTCCCCACTCCATCCTGGCTCT CCTGTATTTGGACTGGGAGTAGCAAAAGTGGTGGATTCAGGGCATCCTGGGTTCAAGAAAGGTGACTTAGTATGGGGATCAACCAGGTGGGAAGAGTACACTCTTATAACAGCACCTGAGGGCCTCTTTAAAATCCACCATACTGATATACCCCTTTCCTACTACACTGGACTTCTTG GTATGCCTGGAATTACTGCTTACTTTGGTTTGAACGAGATATGTACTCCCAAGAAAGGAGAACGAGTGTACGTTTCAGCTGCTTCTGGTGCAGTTGGTCAGCTTGTTGGGCAATTTGCAAAATTGATGGGTTGCTATGTCGTGGGAAGTGCTGGAAGTAAAGAAAAG GTTGATTTGTTGAAGAACAAATTCGGGTTTGATGAAGCTTTCAATTACAGAGAAGAGCATGACTGGAATGCAGCTCTAAAAAG TCACTCGCAAAAGCAGAGAATCTCGTGCACTAGTCAATTACTCAAATTCAATTTGGCAAATGACAATTGA